The Actinomycetota bacterium DNA window GCGGTAAGATTCCCTGGTAACCGAATACCCCACTGGAGGCAAACGTGATCAGAAAGTCACTCTTAGTAGCCCTAAGCGCCATCGCCGTACTGGCCGTTGTCGCCACAAGCGGATGCGCCAGAACTCCCGCAGAAGACACCGAAGCTCCGCCGAGCGAAGCCGGGCAGGTCTCGACACCTCCGGAAGATGCCACGCAGGAGCCACCTGCCGCCGAGGATGTCACCGAACTCGTGATCGAGGACATCACGGTGGGAACAGGAGCTGAGGCCAAAGCGGGCGACACCGTTACCGTGCACTACACCGGCTGGCTAACCGATGGGACAGAGTTCGACTCCTCGGTGGGCCGTGAGCCGTTCCAATTCCCGCTCGGCCAGGGCCAGGTAATACCGGGCTGGGATCAGGGTGTTGCCGGTATGAAGGTCGGCGGCCAGCGCAGGCTCACCATTCCGCCGGATCTCGGCTATGGTGCGGCGGGAGCAGGTGGCGTCATTCCTCCCAATGCGACCCTGATCTTCGAGGTGGAATTGCTCTCGATCCCCTAGAGCGATCCCGGGCTGCATCTGTGCAGCCCCCCTCGGGTCACCCATCTCACAACCTCATATGCTCTGGCGGAGAGCCAGGGATTCGAACCCTGGGTACGGCTTCAAACCGCACACACGATTTCCAATCGTGCACCTTCA harbors:
- a CDS encoding FKBP-type peptidyl-prolyl cis-trans isomerase translates to MAVLAVVATSGCARTPAEDTEAPPSEAGQVSTPPEDATQEPPAAEDVTELVIEDITVGTGAEAKAGDTVTVHYTGWLTDGTEFDSSVGREPFQFPLGQGQVIPGWDQGVAGMKVGGQRRLTIPPDLGYGAAGAGGVIPPNATLIFEVELLSIP